The following proteins come from a genomic window of Gemmatimonadota bacterium:
- a CDS encoding prolyl oligopeptidase family serine peptidase, with product MRRALALVTVLLLHATRPAVGQTVARTDEPRPLRLEDHYRLLDVGAPRISPDGRWVTYTVSTPVEETNTDDVATWLVRADGARAPLRITHAGADVRDPTWTRAGRLRFTTDEGALWTVDPSAPDGAAQAFESDPEGLPSPDGRWRAVVRALPMPSPAEAEGSEFERRHEARFKGAQVDWYPFVRDGQPFPLPDRRDDAPREIFLEPVGGGPAVQLTRLGLQPEQLSWRADGRTLLFTADESVLDELAYGRPDLFLVTTDGALTRLTDDGYTYSGVGYSPDGRWISYVRAYGTDFIIDRALDHGGPTDLYVRPADGGEPLNLTAEWDLDAGRPMWSPDGRWLYFTAGIGGATHLFRVAPTGGPVEQVTTGERRIRDLDIDAAFRRMTYTVGTFDRPDDVWSADIDGSDERKLTDVHRDFLDGVATSPGERITWQSYDGTEIEGFLLSPFGYDPEGGPYPLIVVNHGGPHSASGYGFDFKSQLFAASGYFVFLPNFRSSTGYGDAFKWATWGAWGTRDGEDVLSGVDHLIERYPIDRSRVGTTGHSYGGILTNWLITRYPDRFAAAVSGAGASNWTSNYAHSDVARTKETEFFGRPWEPRAREIMIRQSAFLNSAGVRTPTLFVHGDQDYRVPLEGAIQLYTSLKKQRVPAKLLIYEGMAHAIRGHWNEVHRAMSELEWWETYLKPARPSAD from the coding sequence ATGCGCCGTGCCCTCGCGCTCGTCACGGTCCTGCTTCTCCATGCGACGCGTCCCGCCGTCGGGCAGACGGTCGCTCGCACGGACGAGCCTCGCCCGCTCCGCCTCGAAGACCACTACCGCCTGCTCGACGTGGGGGCACCGCGCATCTCTCCCGACGGACGCTGGGTCACCTATACCGTCTCGACTCCGGTGGAGGAGACCAACACGGACGATGTGGCCACCTGGCTGGTCCGCGCCGACGGAGCACGCGCTCCTTTGCGGATCACACATGCGGGCGCGGACGTGCGTGACCCCACCTGGACGCGCGCAGGGCGCCTGCGCTTCACCACGGACGAGGGGGCCCTCTGGACCGTGGACCCCAGCGCGCCCGATGGGGCGGCCCAGGCCTTCGAGTCGGATCCGGAAGGGCTACCCAGCCCGGACGGCCGCTGGCGCGCAGTGGTGCGAGCCCTGCCCATGCCCTCGCCCGCCGAGGCCGAAGGGTCTGAGTTCGAACGACGCCATGAGGCGCGATTCAAAGGCGCTCAGGTGGACTGGTATCCCTTCGTGCGCGACGGTCAGCCGTTTCCGCTACCGGATCGCCGCGACGACGCGCCCAGGGAGATCTTCCTGGAGCCGGTAGGCGGTGGGCCGGCCGTTCAGCTTACCCGCCTCGGGCTGCAGCCGGAGCAACTGTCGTGGCGGGCGGACGGGCGCACGCTGTTGTTCACTGCGGACGAATCGGTGCTTGACGAACTGGCGTATGGGCGGCCCGATCTCTTCCTTGTGACGACCGACGGAGCGCTGACCCGCCTCACCGACGACGGCTACACCTATTCCGGCGTGGGCTACTCGCCGGATGGGCGCTGGATCTCCTACGTGCGCGCCTACGGGACCGACTTCATCATCGACCGCGCGCTCGACCACGGGGGGCCTACCGATCTGTATGTGCGCCCGGCCGACGGCGGTGAGCCGCTCAACCTGACGGCGGAGTGGGATCTGGACGCCGGCCGGCCGATGTGGTCGCCCGACGGCCGCTGGCTCTACTTCACAGCCGGCATCGGCGGCGCGACCCACCTCTTCCGGGTCGCGCCCACCGGTGGACCGGTGGAGCAGGTCACCACGGGAGAGCGCCGCATCCGAGATCTCGACATCGATGCCGCTTTCCGGCGCATGACCTACACGGTGGGCACCTTCGACCGACCCGACGACGTGTGGAGTGCCGACATCGATGGGAGCGACGAGCGGAAGCTCACCGACGTTCACCGGGACTTCCTGGATGGGGTGGCGACCAGTCCCGGCGAACGGATCACCTGGCAGAGCTACGACGGCACCGAGATCGAGGGCTTCCTGCTGTCCCCGTTCGGGTACGATCCGGAGGGTGGACCCTACCCGCTGATCGTGGTCAACCACGGGGGGCCGCACTCGGCGTCCGGCTATGGCTTCGACTTCAAGAGCCAGCTCTTCGCCGCCAGCGGCTACTTCGTCTTCCTGCCCAACTTCCGGAGCTCGACGGGCTACGGGGACGCCTTCAAGTGGGCCACCTGGGGCGCCTGGGGCACGCGCGATGGAGAGGACGTCCTCTCCGGCGTCGACCACCTGATCGAGCGGTACCCGATCGACCGCTCACGAGTCGGCACCACCGGACATTCCTACGGGGGCATCCTCACCAACTGGCTCATCACGCGCTATCCGGACCGCTTCGCCGCGGCCGTGAGTGGAGCGGGCGCATCGAACTGGACCAGCAACTATGCCCACTCGGACGTGGCCCGCACCAAGGAAACCGAGTTCTTCGGGCGGCCCTGGGAGCCGCGAGCGCGGGAGATCATGATCCGCCAGTCCGCCTTCCTCAACTCGGCCGGCGTGCGCACCCCCACGTTGTTCGTGCACGGGGACCAGGACTACCGGGTTCCGCTGGAAGGCGCCATCCAGCTCTACACGTCACTCAAGAAGCAGCGCGTGCCGGCGAAGCTGCTCATCTATGAGGGCATGGCGCACGCGATCCGGGGGCACTGGAATGAAGTGCACCGTGCGATGAGCGAGTTGGAGTGGTGGGAGACGTACCTCAAGCCGGCGCGCCCGTCGGCGGATTGA
- a CDS encoding universal stress protein → MSVRVMIPLDGSKLSERALPLGAAIAASDPDGVEVVHVHVPHPPIDLLGGTQYQFQGIDLDEYDRHDRAKEADYLGNVARHVRSDLMAPARWTLLEGDVPNAIDAHAEEEHTDLIVLTTHGRTGLSRLWLGSRAEALLRHTYHPMLLVPGKEGETRPEPTRLQHILVALDRGDVGEHALLPVTKLARTMGARITLLHVLASEVTFGPWTTLIPKENGVDAVEDAKEYLEGVADELRRAGYEVGTRVEIGHPVAATILAAAEKLDADLIALGTHGYGAVNRFILGSVADKVIRGSARPVLVQPPPNRA, encoded by the coding sequence ATGTCAGTCCGGGTGATGATTCCGTTGGATGGGTCCAAGCTGAGTGAGCGGGCTCTGCCGTTGGGGGCGGCGATCGCTGCCTCGGACCCGGATGGGGTGGAGGTCGTGCACGTGCATGTGCCTCATCCGCCGATCGACCTCCTGGGGGGCACACAGTATCAGTTCCAGGGCATCGACCTGGATGAGTACGATCGCCATGACCGCGCCAAGGAAGCCGACTACCTCGGCAACGTGGCGCGCCACGTGCGGTCCGATCTGATGGCGCCTGCCCGTTGGACGCTGCTGGAAGGGGACGTTCCCAACGCGATCGACGCGCATGCGGAAGAGGAGCACACCGACCTCATCGTCCTGACGACCCACGGGCGCACCGGCTTGAGTCGACTCTGGCTGGGGAGTCGCGCCGAAGCCCTGCTTCGGCACACGTATCACCCCATGCTGCTCGTGCCGGGGAAGGAAGGGGAGACCCGGCCAGAGCCGACTCGTCTCCAGCACATCCTGGTGGCCCTCGATCGCGGTGACGTGGGAGAGCACGCGCTCCTCCCCGTCACCAAGCTGGCGCGTACCATGGGCGCGCGGATCACGCTGCTGCACGTTCTGGCTTCCGAAGTCACCTTCGGCCCCTGGACCACCCTGATCCCGAAGGAGAACGGGGTCGACGCCGTCGAGGACGCCAAGGAGTACCTCGAGGGTGTGGCGGATGAGCTGAGGCGAGCGGGCTACGAGGTGGGCACGCGCGTGGAGATCGGGCATCCGGTGGCCGCGACGATCCTCGCAGCTGCCGAAAAATTGGATGCCGACCTGATCGCGTTGGGAACGCACGGGTATGGTGCGGTCAACCGCTTCATCCTGGGCAGCGTGGCGGACAAGGTGATCCGCGGCAGCGCTCGGCCGGTGTTGGTGCAGCCGCCGCCGAATCGGGCCTAG
- a CDS encoding TraR/DksA C4-type zinc finger protein → MDLDAVRKRLETDLRGLLSRHTRLTSHLRNEDRDIPSDWTEMAQFMENDEVLEALEERTRERVDAMARAIERIDEGIYMTCARCGGPIEPERLDVLPTTTVCAKCA, encoded by the coding sequence ATGGACCTCGACGCCGTGCGCAAGCGCCTGGAAACAGACCTCCGGGGTCTCCTGTCCCGCCACACGCGGTTGACCAGCCACCTGCGTAACGAGGACCGGGACATCCCGTCCGACTGGACCGAGATGGCCCAGTTCATGGAGAACGACGAGGTATTGGAGGCGCTGGAAGAGCGCACGCGGGAGCGCGTCGACGCCATGGCCCGGGCCATCGAGCGCATCGACGAGGGCATCTATATGACCTGCGCCAGGTGCGGAGGGCCCATCGAGCCCGAGCGCCTGGATGTCCTGCCCACCACGACGGTCTGCGCGAAGTGCGCGTAA
- a CDS encoding TetR/AcrR family transcriptional regulator → MGSAERRQREAAETRQRILDAARDLFVRDGYEATSMRAIADRIEYTPTAIYHHFQNKEALLNELCQQDFRALAAAFQRIGRVEDPVERLERIGAAYVDFALDHPMHYQLMFMTPRPGPDHPKGIEKGDPSEDAYAFLLGTVREAMEQGRFREELTDAEEVAQVLWGMCHGLVSLRIAKAHDPWVEFRDMRETATHGRQALLRGLLR, encoded by the coding sequence ATGGGAAGTGCCGAACGGAGACAGCGAGAGGCGGCGGAAACCCGGCAACGCATCCTCGATGCGGCGCGGGATCTGTTCGTCCGCGACGGCTACGAGGCGACCTCGATGCGAGCCATCGCGGACCGCATCGAGTACACGCCCACGGCGATCTACCACCACTTCCAGAACAAGGAAGCCCTGCTCAACGAGCTATGCCAGCAGGACTTCCGGGCCCTGGCCGCGGCGTTCCAGCGCATTGGGCGGGTGGAGGATCCGGTGGAGCGCCTGGAGCGGATCGGAGCCGCCTACGTGGACTTCGCGCTCGACCATCCCATGCACTACCAGCTCATGTTCATGACTCCTCGCCCCGGCCCCGACCACCCCAAGGGTATCGAGAAGGGAGATCCCAGCGAGGACGCCTACGCGTTCCTGTTGGGGACGGTGCGGGAGGCCATGGAGCAGGGTCGGTTCCGCGAGGAGCTCACGGACGCGGAGGAGGTGGCCCAGGTCCTCTGGGGGATGTGCCACGGACTCGTGTCGCTGCGCATTGCCAAGGCACACGACCCGTGGGTGGAATTCCGGGACATGCGGGAGACCGCGACGCACGGACGACAGGCCCTGCTGAGGGGTCTGCTGCGCTGA
- a CDS encoding TolC family protein, whose amino-acid sequence MLIATLLLAWARPAEGQWHGTLEPDRSALDRVVEDALANNLGLAQASASLARAEAEVREARARYFPALTLSSRYSEQSGTLNLGDLVNPVYGTLNQLTGTTQFPTDLDLRFPFNHESRLRLVQPVFNAQIRAAHAASTHGYAARTAERRASARTLAAGAQTAFLQVGAARAVAHIWANTLPLVTEAERVAQRLVDAGSATPDAVLRARAERSDVEQSLQEAEAQADAAERAFNRLLDRALDTPVDSIAELALRIPVALSLDETVAHALAHREELSALDEGVGAAEASVRLATSSLLPDLAVAVDYGFQGRDLRFKGDNDFWVASLALSWNVFSGGQTLARRDAAQADVRRARLRREEVEGLIRLEAHQAWEAATVAFAAITTAEDRLEAAARTFRLVRRRYDEGLATPIEFLDARTAFTTAELNKVLTVYRYAIHCIELERAAALRDIAPLGDSSWN is encoded by the coding sequence GTGCTGATCGCCACGCTGCTGCTCGCGTGGGCGCGTCCGGCGGAAGGTCAGTGGCACGGCACGCTCGAGCCCGATCGCTCCGCACTCGATCGCGTGGTCGAGGACGCGCTGGCGAACAACCTGGGGCTCGCCCAGGCGAGCGCCTCGCTGGCCCGCGCCGAAGCAGAGGTGCGCGAGGCTCGTGCTCGCTACTTCCCCGCCCTCACGCTCAGCAGCCGCTACAGCGAGCAGTCGGGCACGCTCAATCTCGGCGACCTGGTCAACCCGGTGTACGGCACGCTCAACCAGCTGACCGGCACCACGCAGTTTCCGACCGACCTGGACCTGAGGTTCCCCTTCAACCACGAGTCGCGGCTGCGGCTGGTACAACCGGTCTTCAACGCCCAGATCCGCGCCGCCCACGCCGCCAGCACGCATGGCTACGCCGCTCGGACGGCCGAGCGGCGGGCTAGCGCGCGAACGTTGGCAGCCGGGGCACAGACTGCCTTCCTGCAGGTGGGGGCAGCACGGGCCGTCGCGCACATCTGGGCCAACACGCTCCCGCTCGTCACCGAAGCAGAGCGGGTGGCGCAGCGTCTGGTCGACGCCGGGAGCGCCACTCCGGATGCAGTGCTCCGGGCCCGGGCCGAACGATCCGATGTGGAGCAGAGCCTGCAGGAGGCTGAGGCGCAGGCGGACGCCGCCGAGCGCGCCTTCAATCGGTTGCTCGACCGCGCGCTCGACACTCCAGTCGACTCGATCGCGGAGCTGGCGCTGCGAATCCCGGTTGCGCTGTCGCTCGACGAGACGGTGGCGCACGCCCTGGCGCATCGGGAGGAGCTCAGCGCCCTGGACGAAGGCGTGGGAGCAGCGGAGGCGAGCGTGCGGCTGGCGACCTCGTCCCTGCTGCCCGATCTGGCCGTGGCAGTCGACTATGGCTTCCAAGGTCGGGACCTGCGTTTCAAAGGCGACAACGACTTCTGGGTCGCGTCGCTGGCGCTGTCCTGGAACGTCTTCAGTGGAGGCCAGACGCTGGCACGCCGCGACGCCGCCCAGGCCGACGTGCGGCGCGCGCGCCTGCGGCGCGAGGAGGTCGAGGGTCTGATCCGGCTGGAGGCCCATCAAGCCTGGGAGGCTGCCACCGTCGCCTTCGCAGCGATCACCACGGCCGAAGACCGTCTCGAGGCCGCCGCGCGCACCTTCCGCTTGGTCCGCCGCCGTTACGACGAGGGCCTCGCCACCCCCATCGAGTTCCTGGATGCCCGCACGGCCTTCACCACTGCGGAGCTGAACAAGGTCCTCACCGTCTACCGCTACGCCATTCACTGCATCGAGCTCGAGCGCGCCGCCGCGCTGCGCGACATCGCACCTCTGGGAGATTCGTCATGGAACTGA
- a CDS encoding efflux RND transporter periplasmic adaptor subunit — MELRNAFRALRQARGPLGALAPLVIASACHAGSAQEPVVQQAAVSVGTAPVERRTLERPIVATGTYGPKDAVALSFKVGGVIASIAVDEGARVAAGQVLARLEQREVEAGLQKARGVLTKAERDLERARRLYEDSVATLSQLQDAETAAQIARADVDAAEFNRRYATIVAPAGGGVLRRDAEAGETVSPGTVVLTLGSAQRGAVVRVGLADRDVLRVERGDSATITFSALPGRKFTGRVTEVAGAATPGTGTFAVEVTLDGAPRLVAGMVGRVSIRPAEALVRDVVPLEAVLEADGHSAAVFTLSADGQRAERRTVTVGFIDGAHVAIDGGLDGVRTVITEGASWLSDGALVRVSR, encoded by the coding sequence ATGGAACTGAGGAATGCATTCCGAGCCCTGCGCCAGGCGCGGGGTCCGCTGGGGGCCCTGGCTCCCCTCGTGATCGCGAGCGCGTGTCACGCCGGCTCGGCGCAGGAGCCCGTTGTGCAGCAGGCAGCGGTCTCGGTGGGCACCGCGCCGGTGGAGCGACGCACGCTCGAGCGGCCCATCGTGGCCACGGGGACCTACGGACCCAAGGACGCGGTGGCGCTGAGCTTCAAGGTGGGGGGCGTCATCGCTTCCATCGCCGTCGACGAGGGCGCCCGGGTCGCCGCCGGCCAGGTGCTGGCCCGCCTGGAGCAGCGGGAAGTGGAGGCCGGCCTTCAGAAAGCCCGCGGCGTGCTGACCAAGGCGGAGCGCGATCTGGAACGGGCGCGCCGCCTGTACGAGGACAGCGTCGCCACCCTCTCGCAGCTGCAGGACGCGGAGACGGCTGCCCAGATCGCCCGTGCCGACGTCGACGCTGCGGAGTTCAACCGCCGCTACGCCACCATCGTCGCTCCGGCTGGCGGCGGCGTGCTGCGCCGCGACGCCGAAGCGGGCGAGACGGTGAGCCCGGGAACCGTGGTCCTCACGCTGGGAAGCGCGCAGCGCGGCGCCGTGGTGCGCGTGGGGCTCGCGGACCGGGACGTCCTGCGCGTCGAGCGTGGTGATTCGGCCACCATCACCTTCAGCGCTCTTCCGGGACGCAAGTTCACGGGACGCGTCACCGAAGTGGCCGGTGCCGCCACCCCCGGAACGGGCACGTTCGCCGTCGAGGTAACCCTGGACGGAGCGCCCCGGCTGGTCGCCGGCATGGTGGGGCGCGTGTCGATCCGACCTGCCGAGGCGTTGGTGCGTGACGTGGTTCCGCTGGAGGCGGTGCTGGAGGCGGACGGTCACTCTGCCGCAGTGTTCACGCTCAGCGCGGACGGCCAACGGGCCGAGCGGCGCACGGTGACGGTCGGGTTCATCGACGGAGCGCACGTGGCCATCGATGGAGGCTTGGATGGTGTGCGTACGGTGATCACGGAAGGCGCGTCCTGGTTGAGCGATGGAGCGTTGGTGAGGGTGAGCCGATGA
- a CDS encoding efflux RND transporter permease subunit: MKILEFPIRNYQFTVILFAMLAALGLSSWSAIPRGEDPPLDFPTYTVVAVLPGASPKDLERLVIREVEERLDALEKVDRITSLVKDGVATVVVEFEETEDPEKRYEEVLREMNALRPELPAELVRFSVEKATTLNVAIAQLALVSEDAPYSELDRLSEALEDRLSAVAGVRTVDRWGVPERRVEVTLDLGRLARLEVPPSQVLQAIGSESADLPAGTVEAGARSFNVRGSGSYETLEQIRSTVVRSADGQLLTVGDLGEVTWGYADSTYQARHNGTRAVFVTVTQQDGQNIAAVRDRIWDALDAFEQGYLPDGVRLERGFDQSANVSHRLSRLGEDFLIAIGLVLVTLLPLGLRAAGIVMIAIPLSLAMGVSLLYFTGFTINQLSIVGAVIALGLLVDDSIVVVENITRFLREGRTRTEAAIEATRQIAVAVIGSTATLVFAFVPLLFLPGGAGMYIRSLPLAVVYTVVASLLVSLTIIPWLASRVLRQSEPEGGNRVLQLFERVIHRTYAPVLERALRRPGLALGATAVFVVAVLALIPAVGFSLFPKAETPQFYVNVTSANGASLEATEQAARFAEGVLLERPEIRSVFTSVGRDNPTVYYNIFPRRENPAVGQLFVVMDEYSPGRTPALLDSLRTRLAAYPGARLELREFENGPPIDAPIALRVQGPSLDTLRTIAAEVEQVLTATPGTQYVNNPLRLQRTDLRVEVDREKAGLLGIPTVEVDRMLRLGLEGLQAGVLREPSGDARPVVVRLDREHRAQPTDLDRIHVASLAGLLTPLRQIADVRFEADVPEIQRVDRERSVTVTSFVRTGFVTDRVTRGALEQLESLALPAGYRLVAAGEIESREESFGGVGSAIIVATFAILAILVLEFGTFRSTLIVASVIPLGAVGGILALFLVGQTLSFTATIGFVALIGIEIKTSILLVDLTNQLRREGMDLEEAIRRAGEIRFLPILLTAMTAIGGLLPLALQGQGLYAPLAWVIIGGLITSTLLGRVLTPVLYKLLPPALDVAAQRA; this comes from the coding sequence ATGAAGATCCTCGAATTCCCGATCCGGAACTATCAGTTCACGGTGATCCTGTTCGCGATGCTGGCCGCGCTCGGACTCAGCTCCTGGAGTGCCATCCCGCGCGGGGAAGATCCTCCCCTGGACTTTCCCACGTACACCGTGGTGGCGGTGCTGCCGGGGGCGAGCCCCAAGGACCTGGAACGGCTCGTCATCCGTGAGGTGGAGGAGCGGCTGGATGCGCTCGAGAAGGTCGATCGCATCACCTCGCTGGTGAAGGACGGAGTGGCAACCGTGGTGGTCGAGTTCGAAGAGACGGAGGACCCGGAGAAGCGCTACGAAGAGGTGCTGCGCGAGATGAACGCCTTGAGGCCGGAGCTGCCGGCCGAGCTGGTGCGCTTCTCGGTGGAGAAGGCCACCACGCTGAACGTGGCCATCGCCCAACTGGCACTCGTGAGCGAGGACGCGCCCTACAGCGAGCTCGATCGCCTGTCGGAGGCGCTGGAAGATCGGTTGAGCGCGGTCGCCGGCGTGCGGACCGTGGACCGCTGGGGCGTGCCCGAGCGGCGCGTAGAGGTCACCCTGGACCTGGGGCGGCTCGCCCGACTCGAGGTGCCGCCCAGTCAGGTGCTGCAAGCCATCGGCAGCGAGAGCGCCGATCTGCCCGCCGGGACGGTGGAGGCCGGAGCGCGCTCGTTCAACGTGCGCGGAAGCGGCTCCTACGAGACGCTGGAGCAGATCCGCAGCACCGTGGTCAGGAGCGCGGACGGACAACTGCTGACCGTGGGCGACCTGGGCGAGGTGACCTGGGGCTACGCGGACTCGACCTACCAGGCCCGTCACAACGGCACGCGCGCCGTCTTCGTCACCGTCACTCAACAGGACGGGCAGAACATCGCCGCCGTGCGCGACCGGATCTGGGACGCCCTCGACGCCTTCGAGCAGGGCTACCTTCCCGACGGCGTGCGCCTGGAGCGCGGGTTCGATCAGTCTGCCAACGTGTCGCACCGCCTGTCGCGCTTGGGAGAGGACTTCCTGATCGCCATCGGGTTGGTGCTGGTCACCTTGCTGCCCCTGGGACTGCGGGCTGCAGGCATCGTGATGATCGCCATCCCGCTGTCGCTGGCCATGGGCGTGAGCCTGCTCTACTTCACGGGCTTCACCATCAATCAGCTCTCCATCGTAGGAGCCGTCATCGCGTTGGGACTGCTGGTGGACGACTCCATCGTGGTGGTGGAGAACATCACCCGCTTCCTCCGGGAAGGCCGTACGCGCACCGAGGCAGCCATCGAGGCCACTCGGCAGATCGCCGTCGCCGTGATCGGATCGACGGCTACGTTGGTGTTCGCGTTCGTCCCGCTTCTGTTCCTTCCCGGTGGCGCCGGGATGTACATCCGCTCGCTCCCGTTGGCCGTGGTCTACACCGTGGTGGCATCCCTGCTGGTGTCACTCACCATCATCCCCTGGCTGGCCAGCCGCGTGCTGAGGCAATCGGAGCCCGAGGGTGGCAACCGAGTGCTGCAGCTGTTCGAGCGTGTGATCCACCGGACCTACGCGCCGGTGCTGGAGCGGGCTCTGCGACGCCCCGGCCTCGCCCTGGGCGCCACGGCGGTGTTCGTGGTGGCCGTGTTGGCGCTCATCCCCGCCGTGGGATTCTCCCTCTTCCCCAAGGCGGAGACTCCGCAATTCTACGTCAACGTGACCTCGGCCAACGGCGCGTCGCTGGAAGCGACCGAACAGGCGGCCCGGTTCGCGGAAGGGGTGCTGCTGGAGCGCCCCGAGATCCGCTCCGTGTTCACCTCCGTGGGCCGCGACAACCCCACCGTCTACTACAACATCTTCCCCAGGAGGGAGAACCCGGCGGTCGGCCAGCTGTTCGTGGTGATGGACGAGTACTCTCCCGGGCGTACGCCGGCCTTGCTCGATTCGCTGCGGACGCGGCTAGCGGCGTATCCGGGCGCGCGCCTGGAGCTACGGGAGTTCGAGAACGGCCCCCCTATCGACGCGCCCATCGCGCTCCGCGTTCAGGGCCCGTCCCTGGATACCCTGCGGACCATTGCCGCGGAGGTGGAACAGGTGCTCACGGCCACTCCGGGCACCCAGTACGTGAACAATCCGCTCCGTCTGCAGCGCACCGATCTGCGCGTGGAGGTGGATCGCGAGAAGGCCGGGCTACTGGGCATCCCCACCGTGGAAGTGGACCGCATGCTGAGGCTGGGCCTGGAGGGCCTGCAGGCAGGTGTGTTGCGCGAGCCGTCCGGCGACGCGCGCCCGGTGGTGGTGCGGTTGGACCGCGAGCATCGCGCCCAGCCCACCGATCTGGACCGCATCCATGTGGCCTCGCTCGCCGGCCTGCTCACGCCCCTCCGGCAGATCGCCGACGTGCGCTTCGAGGCGGACGTTCCGGAGATCCAGCGCGTGGATCGAGAGCGCTCGGTCACGGTGACCAGCTTCGTCCGCACCGGTTTCGTGACGGACCGCGTGACGCGGGGCGCGCTCGAACAGCTGGAGTCCCTGGCTCTGCCGGCCGGATACCGCCTGGTCGCGGCCGGGGAGATCGAGAGCCGCGAGGAGAGCTTCGGCGGCGTGGGCAGCGCGATCATCGTCGCGACGTTCGCGATCCTGGCCATTCTGGTGTTGGAGTTCGGCACGTTCCGCAGCACGCTGATCGTGGCCTCCGTCATCCCGCTCGGCGCGGTGGGCGGCATCCTGGCGCTCTTCCTGGTGGGGCAGACGCTGTCGTTCACGGCGACCATCGGCTTCGTGGCCTTGATCGGCATCGAGATCAAGACGTCGATTCTGTTGGTCGATCTCACCAACCAGCTGCGTCGCGAAGGGATGGACCTGGAGGAGGCGATCCGACGGGCGGGCGAAATCCGCTTTCTGCCGATCCTGCTGACCGCCATGACGGCGATCGGCGGCCTGCTGCCGCTGGCACTCCAGGGTCAGGGGCTCTACGCCCCGCTCGCCTGGGTGATCATCGGCGGGCTGATCACGTCCACGCTGCTGGGCCGGGTGCTCACGCCTGTGTTGTACAAGCTCCTTCCGCCTGCGCTCGACGTCGCCGCTCAGCGCGCCTGA